A single region of the Gasterosteus aculeatus chromosome 1, fGasAcu3.hap1.1, whole genome shotgun sequence genome encodes:
- the rsf1a gene encoding remodeling and spacing factor 1 isoform X2: MAAPVVARSSGPALCPSFAEVCSFLERFGAVLDLPEMTFPQMERYLRDKTTVPKPLVELHVKLLRKLGRSVTTDRWEKYLAKVCQELNGTWAWELEQEGYMGMSMECKSCILKYLCECQFDDNLKFKTAINEEEPEKMRLQPVGRDQQGLMYWLQLDHEQNIRLYTEEQDDLDGSTWNCIVRTRNDLAEALELLKSQVEGKQNPDADPNQNLYGSRSSSPTQKDEVDEAIGVTEPSRTAEQRTDRPTVHPVKEEEPLTQEVKLEETLPTKQANTEVEVKEEKVDSKSPPVFDNRVSTITTIVKLESKDPDAPKNAVSVVMAPGATATKPGAIKEGEAERAVVRSSQQAKIPLKKRELKIAESYHGNHLNNSNNNNNSSIIVCNPSVIQTKDASKEGKLPGPLAPPGGLTTSQPPPQQPLVTASRQELSNGGAFLPLLHKEGQNGVIGVIGQVGVVSHVGVIRSPSERHRAPGAEQQEQNGPGLDQREPAAEQDEREVSRQSVLVRKGAVEGGAAGAASDAQMAEKLPPPPPLKSDPLPDAVGGKVVSISLSSLSMCQEDPKQQAAGDPGEETTAEPSDRGTDTREQKEDDGDKRTSAVCGHPLAGEGATDDHKKNNSTLGKSEAESESTALLLQADQLDTKDHRGDGVNGGLAAPAKVKEAGLGSAERQGPLEEASSELQKEGIRLKIKIPPHRRNKLKGKGGKEEQKEREQEVNDDGRLLRRSARICRPSSKAADSGGKKPQKKQTLLGRARGEEEEEEDDEEEEDEEEQSSTAKNDGKTEAVGQIRKQKGKRRHRRPRWSNIRTKRRKLTEGEEAEGWGRKGGEGESEGERDSEESFKSGEIPSEDACSHCGLPNHPELILLCDSCDSGYHTACLRPPVMLIPDGEWFCPPCQHKLLCEKLEEQLQNLDSALKKRERAERRRERLVYVGISVENIIPEGDQPEEEKSTKKKDPKKSKNLGRRSTRTRKNISYRFDDFDDAIDEAIEEDIRDICGGAGQGRDIAAILSEEGAKGSQRPIRSQADSARNRKRRRLNDLESDSTAAESEDEFMLSNSSEDEDFAASGPDDDEVEDEEAGSVESGSRSARAVRGLPKQRPGIKKRRDRKRPRRRRRRSSEEEEEEEESDEEIGSDQYSDMSDSDADKKRRGLRRGQRQQVNYRETSESSDNSRASTKNFKVKGRGRPRKDHLSSDYSDASPSTRETEEDDDYEDEEEDGQRRRGKKRRREEEDLRRNRVRQKRRRHGEEEREQGSLLKKTRLEGRDKDKARRLRRPQREEEDAENMGRGKRREILSLQRRKRLAQMLKKRRPSTDDESESSEDDSDSTTSSSEEDRPVRKRLNRIDSDDDEEEDEEEEEEGGRPEKAPMCSAVEKRSDSDTQEKGRGRSLSPSNRHRTSRGPAKPGDGSPAEPGDGAGSDGGGRHNGPSNPEEKDEVEEEGHTDSLNSAQNSPRS; encoded by the exons ATGGCTGCTCCGGTGGTGGCGAGGAGCTCCGGCCCGGCGCTCTGCCCGAGCTTCGCGGAGGTCTGTTCTTTCCTAGAGCGATTCGGAGCGGTTCTGGACCTGCCCGAAATGACTTTCCCGCAGATGGAGCGGTATCTGCGGGACAAGACGACAG TTCCCAAACCGCTGGTGGAGCTCCATGTGAAGCTGCTCAGAAAACTGGGGAGGTCTGTGACTACTGACCGCTGGGAAAAATACCTGGCTAag GTTTGCCAGGAGCTGAACGGCACCTGGGCGTGGGAGCTGGAACAGGAGGGCTACATGGGGATGTCCATGGAGTGCAAGTCCTGCATCCTCAAA TATCTCTGCGAGTGTCAGTTCGATGACAACCTTAAGTTCAAGACGGCGATCAACGAGGAGGAGCCGGAGAAGATGCGTCTGCAGCCCGTCGGTCGGGACCAGCAGGGCCTGATGTACTGGCTCCAGCTGGACCACGAGCAGAACATCCGGCTGTACACCGAGGAGCAGGACGATCTGGACGGATCAACTTGGAACTGCATCGTCAG GACTCGTAATGACCTGGCCGAGGCTCTGGAGCTGTTGAAGTCTCAGGTTGAAGGAAAACAGAATCCGGATGCGGATCCGAACCAGAACCTGTATGGTTCCAGAAGCAGCAGCCCTACACAGAAAGATGAAG TGGATGAAGCCATTGGAGTCACCGAACCCAGCAGGACCGCTGAGCAACGCACCGACAGACCGACAGTCCATCCTGTTAAGGAGGAGGAGCCACTGACACAAG AGGTGAAGCTGGAGGAGACGCTGCCCACCAAGCAGGCAAACACTGAGGTCGAGGTTAAAGAGGAGAAGGTCGACAGCAAATCTCCGCCCGTCTTCGACAACCGCGTgagcaccatcaccaccatcgtcAAGCTGGAATCCAaggaccccgacgcccccaaaAACGCTGTGTCGGTTGTCATGGCGCCGGGCGCGACCGCCACGAAGCCGGGGGCAATCAAAGAAGGGGAGGCGGAGCGGGCGGTTGTCAGGAGCAGCCAGCAGGCCAAGATACCACTGAAGAAGAGGGAGCTTAAGATCGCGGAGAGCTACCACGGCAACCACCTCAACaacagtaacaacaacaacaacagcagtatTATTGTTTGCAACCCATCAGTGATCCAGACCAAGGACGCGAGCAAAGAGGGCAAGTTGCCCGGCCCGTtggcgccccctggtggtctgACCACCTCACAGCCGCCTCCTCAGCAGCCGTTGGTCACCGCGTCGAGGCAGGAACTGAGCAACGGGGGAGCGTTTCTCCCCTTGCTGCACAAGGAGGGACAAAATGGCGTGATAGGGGTCATAGGTCAAGTTGGCGTCGTTAGTCACGTGGGGGTCATCCGCAGCCCATCTGAGCGCCACAGAGCCCCCGGCGCCGAGCAGCAAGAACAAAACGGGCCCGGTTTAGACCAGCGGGAGCCCGCCGCCGAGCAGGACGAGAGGGAAGTCAGCCGGCAGTCGGTGCTGGTGAGGAAGGGagctgtggaggggggggcggccggAGCAGCCAGCGACGCTCAAATGGCTGAAAAACTACCGCCACCGCCACCCTTAAAATCTGATCCGCTCCCCGACGCTGTAGGGGGAAAAGTAGTTTCCATTAGCCTGTCCTCACTGTCTATGTGCCAAGAGGACCCCAAACAACAGGCGGCAGGAGACCCGGGGGAGGAGACGACAGCGGAGCCGTCAGACCGGGGGACTGACACTCGAGAACAGAAGGAGGACGACGGGGACAAGAGGACAAGTGCGGTTTGTGGACACCCTTTAGCAGGGGAAGGAGCTACAGATGACCATAAAAAGAATAATAGCACTTTAGGAAAGTCAGAGGCGGAATCTGAGAGCACTGCTCTGCTTCTGCAAGCCGACCAGCTGGATACAAAGGACCACCGTGGAGACGGGGTAAACGGGGGGCTGGCTGCCCCGGCGAAGGTGAAGGAGGCTGGGCTCGGATCGGCGGAGAGGCAGGGTCCCCTAGAGGAAGCCTCCTCTGAGCTCCAGAAAGAAGGAATCCGGTTAAAGATCAAGATCCCCCCTCACCGGAGAAACAAGTtaaaggggaagggggggaaggAAGAGCAGAAGGAGCGGGAGCAGGAGGTGAACGACGACGGGAGGCTGCTGAGGAGATCTGCGAGGATTTGCCG GCCGAGCTCCAAGGCGGCTGACAGCGGGGGAAAGAAGCCGCAAAAAAAACAGACGCTGCTCGGcagagcgaggggggaggaggaggaggaagaagatgatgaagaggaggaggatgaagaggaacaGAGTTCAACTGCCAAGAATGATGGAAAAACAGAAGCTGTCGGCCAAATAAGAAAACAGAAG gGTAAACGGAGGCATCGGCGCCCCCGATGGTCCAACATCCGCACAAAGAGACGCAAACTgaccgagggggaggaggcagaaggctgggggaggaaagggggcgagggggagagcgagggagagagagactcagAGGAATCGTTCAAATCGGGCGAGATTCCCAGCGAGGACGCCTGCAGTCACTGTGGCCTGCCCAACCACCCCGAACTG ATCCTGCTGTGTGACTCTTGTGACAGCGGATACCACACTGCCTGTCTGCGGCCGCCAGTCATGTTGATTCCAGATGGAGAGTGGTTCTGTCCCCCCTGCCAGCAT aagctgctgtgtgagaaactggaggagcagctgcagaacCTGGACAGTGCTCTGAAGAAAAGAGAgcgagcagagaggag GAGGGAGCGGCTGGTGTACGTGGGAATCAGTGTGGAGAACATCATCCCT gaGGGAGATCAGCCAGAAGAGGAGAAGTCAACGAAGAAGAAAGATCCCAAAAAGAGCAAGAATCTCGGGAGGAGATCAACCAGAACCAGGAAGAACATCAGCTACAG GTTTGATGACTTTGACGATGCCATTGATGAGGCGATCGAGGAGGACATCAGAGACATCTGTGGAG GAGCAGGACAAGGCCGAGACATCGCCGCCATCCTTTCGGAGGAAGGGGCAAAGGGGAGCCAGCGGCCAATCAGAAGCCAGGCGGACTCTGCCAGGAACAGGAAGAGACGGAGACTGAACGACCTGGAGAGTGACAGCACGGCGGCAGAGAGCGAAGACGAGTTCATGCTCAGcaacag CTCAGAGGATGAAGATTTTGCCGCGTCAGGTCCTgatgatgacgaggtggaagaCGAAGAGGCGGGCAGTGTAGAAAGTGGGTCCCGCTCCGCGCGAGCGGTGAGAGGGTTGCCCAAGCAGCGACCCGGCATCAAGAAACGCAGGGACAGGAAGCggccgaggcggcggcggagacgctcctctgaggaggaggaggaggaggaggagagcgacgaAGAAATAG GCTCAGATCAGTACAGCGACATGAGCGACAGCGACGCCGATAAGAAGAGGCGGGGATTGAGGCGCGGCCAGCGCCAGCAGGTCAACTACCGCGAGACGTCCGAATCGTCGGACAACTCCCGGGCCTCCACCAAGAATTTCAAGGTCAAAGGCCGCGGCAGACCTCGCAAGGACCACCTCTCCAGCGACTACAGCGATG CGTCGCCTTCTACCCGGGAGACGGAGGAAGACGATGATtatgaagatgaggaggaagatggccagaggagaagagggaaaaagaggagaagagaggaggaagacctcCGGCGAAACCGAGTGAGACAAAAGCGAAGGAGACACGGCGAGGAGGAGCGCGAGCAAGGGAGTCTGCTCAAAAAGACACGCCTGGAGGGGAGGGACAAAGACAAGGCGAGGAGGTTAAGGAGgccgcagagggaggaggaggacgcggagaACATGGgcagggggaagaggagagagatctTGTCGCTGCAGCGCCGTAAGCGCCTCGCCCAGATGCTGAAGAAGAGGCGGCCTTCAACGGACGACGAGTCGGAGTCGTCGGAAGACGACTCCGACTCGACAACGTCGTCGTCAGAAGAGGATCGCCCCGTCCGCAAAAGACTGAACCGCATCGACTCCgatgacgatgaggaggaagatgaggaggaggaggaggagggcgggaggCCGGAGAAGGCACCAATGTGTTCAGCGGTGGAGAAGAGGTCCGACAGCGACACccaggagaaggggaggggccGCAGCCTGTCTCCGTCGAACAGACATCGGACCTCCAGGGGCCCGGCAAAGCCCGGGGACGGGAGTCCCGCTGAGCCCGGGGACGGTGCGGGATCAGACGGGGGTGGGAGGCACAATGGCCCCTCAAATCCAGAGGAGaaggacgaggtggaggaggagggccacACAGACTCGTTAAACTCTGCCCAGAACAGTCCGCGGTCGTGA
- the rsf1a gene encoding remodeling and spacing factor 1 isoform X1 → MAAPVVARSSGPALCPSFAEVCSFLERFGAVLDLPEMTFPQMERYLRDKTTVPKPLVELHVKLLRKLGRSVTTDRWEKYLAKVCQELNGTWAWELEQEGYMGMSMECKSCILKYLCECQFDDNLKFKTAINEEEPEKMRLQPVGRDQQGLMYWLQLDHEQNIRLYTEEQDDLDGSTWNCIVRTRNDLAEALELLKSQVEGKQNPDADPNQNLYGSRSSSPTQKDEVDEAIGVTEPSRTAEQRTDRPTVHPVKEEEPLTQEVKLEETLPTKQANTEVEVKEEKVDSKSPPVFDNRVSTITTIVKLESKDPDAPKNAVSVVMAPGATATKPGAIKEGEAERAVVRSSQQAKIPLKKRELKIAESYHGNHLNNSNNNNNSSIIVCNPSVIQTKDASKEGKLPGPLAPPGGLTTSQPPPQQPLVTASRQELSNGGAFLPLLHKEGQNGVIGVIGQVGVVSHVGVIRSPSERHRAPGAEQQEQNGPGLDQREPAAEQDEREVSRQSVLVRKGAVEGGAAGAASDAQMAEKLPPPPPLKSDPLPDAVGGKVVSISLSSLSMCQEDPKQQAAGDPGEETTAEPSDRGTDTREQKEDDGDKRTSAVCGHPLAGEGATDDHKKNNSTLGKSEAESESTALLLQADQLDTKDHRGDGVNGGLAAPAKVKEAGLGSAERQGPLEEASSELQKEGIRLKIKIPPHRRNKLKGKGGKEEQKEREQEVNDDGRLLRRSARICRSALPTCRPSSKAADSGGKKPQKKQTLLGRARGEEEEEEDDEEEEDEEEQSSTAKNDGKTEAVGQIRKQKGKRRHRRPRWSNIRTKRRKLTEGEEAEGWGRKGGEGESEGERDSEESFKSGEIPSEDACSHCGLPNHPELILLCDSCDSGYHTACLRPPVMLIPDGEWFCPPCQHKLLCEKLEEQLQNLDSALKKRERAERRRERLVYVGISVENIIPEGDQPEEEKSTKKKDPKKSKNLGRRSTRTRKNISYRFDDFDDAIDEAIEEDIRDICGGAGQGRDIAAILSEEGAKGSQRPIRSQADSARNRKRRRLNDLESDSTAAESEDEFMLSNSSEDEDFAASGPDDDEVEDEEAGSVESGSRSARAVRGLPKQRPGIKKRRDRKRPRRRRRRSSEEEEEEEESDEEIGSDQYSDMSDSDADKKRRGLRRGQRQQVNYRETSESSDNSRASTKNFKVKGRGRPRKDHLSSDYSDASPSTRETEEDDDYEDEEEDGQRRRGKKRRREEEDLRRNRVRQKRRRHGEEEREQGSLLKKTRLEGRDKDKARRLRRPQREEEDAENMGRGKRREILSLQRRKRLAQMLKKRRPSTDDESESSEDDSDSTTSSSEEDRPVRKRLNRIDSDDDEEEDEEEEEEGGRPEKAPMCSAVEKRSDSDTQEKGRGRSLSPSNRHRTSRGPAKPGDGSPAEPGDGAGSDGGGRHNGPSNPEEKDEVEEEGHTDSLNSAQNSPRS, encoded by the exons ATGGCTGCTCCGGTGGTGGCGAGGAGCTCCGGCCCGGCGCTCTGCCCGAGCTTCGCGGAGGTCTGTTCTTTCCTAGAGCGATTCGGAGCGGTTCTGGACCTGCCCGAAATGACTTTCCCGCAGATGGAGCGGTATCTGCGGGACAAGACGACAG TTCCCAAACCGCTGGTGGAGCTCCATGTGAAGCTGCTCAGAAAACTGGGGAGGTCTGTGACTACTGACCGCTGGGAAAAATACCTGGCTAag GTTTGCCAGGAGCTGAACGGCACCTGGGCGTGGGAGCTGGAACAGGAGGGCTACATGGGGATGTCCATGGAGTGCAAGTCCTGCATCCTCAAA TATCTCTGCGAGTGTCAGTTCGATGACAACCTTAAGTTCAAGACGGCGATCAACGAGGAGGAGCCGGAGAAGATGCGTCTGCAGCCCGTCGGTCGGGACCAGCAGGGCCTGATGTACTGGCTCCAGCTGGACCACGAGCAGAACATCCGGCTGTACACCGAGGAGCAGGACGATCTGGACGGATCAACTTGGAACTGCATCGTCAG GACTCGTAATGACCTGGCCGAGGCTCTGGAGCTGTTGAAGTCTCAGGTTGAAGGAAAACAGAATCCGGATGCGGATCCGAACCAGAACCTGTATGGTTCCAGAAGCAGCAGCCCTACACAGAAAGATGAAG TGGATGAAGCCATTGGAGTCACCGAACCCAGCAGGACCGCTGAGCAACGCACCGACAGACCGACAGTCCATCCTGTTAAGGAGGAGGAGCCACTGACACAAG AGGTGAAGCTGGAGGAGACGCTGCCCACCAAGCAGGCAAACACTGAGGTCGAGGTTAAAGAGGAGAAGGTCGACAGCAAATCTCCGCCCGTCTTCGACAACCGCGTgagcaccatcaccaccatcgtcAAGCTGGAATCCAaggaccccgacgcccccaaaAACGCTGTGTCGGTTGTCATGGCGCCGGGCGCGACCGCCACGAAGCCGGGGGCAATCAAAGAAGGGGAGGCGGAGCGGGCGGTTGTCAGGAGCAGCCAGCAGGCCAAGATACCACTGAAGAAGAGGGAGCTTAAGATCGCGGAGAGCTACCACGGCAACCACCTCAACaacagtaacaacaacaacaacagcagtatTATTGTTTGCAACCCATCAGTGATCCAGACCAAGGACGCGAGCAAAGAGGGCAAGTTGCCCGGCCCGTtggcgccccctggtggtctgACCACCTCACAGCCGCCTCCTCAGCAGCCGTTGGTCACCGCGTCGAGGCAGGAACTGAGCAACGGGGGAGCGTTTCTCCCCTTGCTGCACAAGGAGGGACAAAATGGCGTGATAGGGGTCATAGGTCAAGTTGGCGTCGTTAGTCACGTGGGGGTCATCCGCAGCCCATCTGAGCGCCACAGAGCCCCCGGCGCCGAGCAGCAAGAACAAAACGGGCCCGGTTTAGACCAGCGGGAGCCCGCCGCCGAGCAGGACGAGAGGGAAGTCAGCCGGCAGTCGGTGCTGGTGAGGAAGGGagctgtggaggggggggcggccggAGCAGCCAGCGACGCTCAAATGGCTGAAAAACTACCGCCACCGCCACCCTTAAAATCTGATCCGCTCCCCGACGCTGTAGGGGGAAAAGTAGTTTCCATTAGCCTGTCCTCACTGTCTATGTGCCAAGAGGACCCCAAACAACAGGCGGCAGGAGACCCGGGGGAGGAGACGACAGCGGAGCCGTCAGACCGGGGGACTGACACTCGAGAACAGAAGGAGGACGACGGGGACAAGAGGACAAGTGCGGTTTGTGGACACCCTTTAGCAGGGGAAGGAGCTACAGATGACCATAAAAAGAATAATAGCACTTTAGGAAAGTCAGAGGCGGAATCTGAGAGCACTGCTCTGCTTCTGCAAGCCGACCAGCTGGATACAAAGGACCACCGTGGAGACGGGGTAAACGGGGGGCTGGCTGCCCCGGCGAAGGTGAAGGAGGCTGGGCTCGGATCGGCGGAGAGGCAGGGTCCCCTAGAGGAAGCCTCCTCTGAGCTCCAGAAAGAAGGAATCCGGTTAAAGATCAAGATCCCCCCTCACCGGAGAAACAAGTtaaaggggaagggggggaaggAAGAGCAGAAGGAGCGGGAGCAGGAGGTGAACGACGACGGGAGGCTGCTGAGGAGATCTGCGAGGATTTGCCG ATCTGCTTTGCCAACCTGCAGGCCGAGCTCCAAGGCGGCTGACAGCGGGGGAAAGAAGCCGCAAAAAAAACAGACGCTGCTCGGcagagcgaggggggaggaggaggaggaagaagatgatgaagaggaggaggatgaagaggaacaGAGTTCAACTGCCAAGAATGATGGAAAAACAGAAGCTGTCGGCCAAATAAGAAAACAGAAG gGTAAACGGAGGCATCGGCGCCCCCGATGGTCCAACATCCGCACAAAGAGACGCAAACTgaccgagggggaggaggcagaaggctgggggaggaaagggggcgagggggagagcgagggagagagagactcagAGGAATCGTTCAAATCGGGCGAGATTCCCAGCGAGGACGCCTGCAGTCACTGTGGCCTGCCCAACCACCCCGAACTG ATCCTGCTGTGTGACTCTTGTGACAGCGGATACCACACTGCCTGTCTGCGGCCGCCAGTCATGTTGATTCCAGATGGAGAGTGGTTCTGTCCCCCCTGCCAGCAT aagctgctgtgtgagaaactggaggagcagctgcagaacCTGGACAGTGCTCTGAAGAAAAGAGAgcgagcagagaggag GAGGGAGCGGCTGGTGTACGTGGGAATCAGTGTGGAGAACATCATCCCT gaGGGAGATCAGCCAGAAGAGGAGAAGTCAACGAAGAAGAAAGATCCCAAAAAGAGCAAGAATCTCGGGAGGAGATCAACCAGAACCAGGAAGAACATCAGCTACAG GTTTGATGACTTTGACGATGCCATTGATGAGGCGATCGAGGAGGACATCAGAGACATCTGTGGAG GAGCAGGACAAGGCCGAGACATCGCCGCCATCCTTTCGGAGGAAGGGGCAAAGGGGAGCCAGCGGCCAATCAGAAGCCAGGCGGACTCTGCCAGGAACAGGAAGAGACGGAGACTGAACGACCTGGAGAGTGACAGCACGGCGGCAGAGAGCGAAGACGAGTTCATGCTCAGcaacag CTCAGAGGATGAAGATTTTGCCGCGTCAGGTCCTgatgatgacgaggtggaagaCGAAGAGGCGGGCAGTGTAGAAAGTGGGTCCCGCTCCGCGCGAGCGGTGAGAGGGTTGCCCAAGCAGCGACCCGGCATCAAGAAACGCAGGGACAGGAAGCggccgaggcggcggcggagacgctcctctgaggaggaggaggaggaggaggagagcgacgaAGAAATAG GCTCAGATCAGTACAGCGACATGAGCGACAGCGACGCCGATAAGAAGAGGCGGGGATTGAGGCGCGGCCAGCGCCAGCAGGTCAACTACCGCGAGACGTCCGAATCGTCGGACAACTCCCGGGCCTCCACCAAGAATTTCAAGGTCAAAGGCCGCGGCAGACCTCGCAAGGACCACCTCTCCAGCGACTACAGCGATG CGTCGCCTTCTACCCGGGAGACGGAGGAAGACGATGATtatgaagatgaggaggaagatggccagaggagaagagggaaaaagaggagaagagaggaggaagacctcCGGCGAAACCGAGTGAGACAAAAGCGAAGGAGACACGGCGAGGAGGAGCGCGAGCAAGGGAGTCTGCTCAAAAAGACACGCCTGGAGGGGAGGGACAAAGACAAGGCGAGGAGGTTAAGGAGgccgcagagggaggaggaggacgcggagaACATGGgcagggggaagaggagagagatctTGTCGCTGCAGCGCCGTAAGCGCCTCGCCCAGATGCTGAAGAAGAGGCGGCCTTCAACGGACGACGAGTCGGAGTCGTCGGAAGACGACTCCGACTCGACAACGTCGTCGTCAGAAGAGGATCGCCCCGTCCGCAAAAGACTGAACCGCATCGACTCCgatgacgatgaggaggaagatgaggaggaggaggaggagggcgggaggCCGGAGAAGGCACCAATGTGTTCAGCGGTGGAGAAGAGGTCCGACAGCGACACccaggagaaggggaggggccGCAGCCTGTCTCCGTCGAACAGACATCGGACCTCCAGGGGCCCGGCAAAGCCCGGGGACGGGAGTCCCGCTGAGCCCGGGGACGGTGCGGGATCAGACGGGGGTGGGAGGCACAATGGCCCCTCAAATCCAGAGGAGaaggacgaggtggaggaggagggccacACAGACTCGTTAAACTCTGCCCAGAACAGTCCGCGGTCGTGA